From one Haloferax marinisediminis genomic stretch:
- a CDS encoding sensor histidine kinase, whose amino-acid sequence MILCIIAASVSGSIATVAWWEGSEPGSRWFSVLLVAATLWASSYALALVTFDPNLRIWFQVPIEIAQGIIAPAWLAFSLAYTGRGELASRRLVLALFLFPAVTVVALVTNPYHGLLWSNYRLVPVFGAATVQFEPNLWYYVHAVYGYVIIGTGIVLVVGMLLERLSRYREQAVALAIGSIAPTVAHVAHTFALGPFPMVNFTPIALSVTGATFGYALYRFQLFGLSPATGRLGRRAAIDDVAVGVLVLDRESRIVDANAAATSLLSFDIGSVLFDPVSTVLPGVDLDEDRQLVDVTVDRRRRTYEVTMSPVTDQHDRRLGRTVSISDVTGRVRRRQRLEVLNRVLRHNLRNDMTVVIGYADMVSDRLPPGERDITETIRTRSNALLSLGEKARTVERVMAGIDASARFNVVDTVQTCVSDVQSDFDAGSVTVDAPDELLVTGSEPAAKLLVRELVENALEYGGDDPTVRVTLHEADTDLVVGVSDDGPGVPEYERTVVETGGESPLKHGSGLGLWAVRWTVDALGGRLALDVDDGTTATVRLPHWCQSDGESGSS is encoded by the coding sequence GTGATACTCTGTATCATCGCCGCCAGCGTCTCCGGGTCTATCGCGACGGTCGCGTGGTGGGAGGGGTCCGAACCGGGGTCCAGATGGTTCTCGGTTCTGTTGGTCGCTGCGACGCTGTGGGCGAGTTCCTACGCGCTCGCGCTCGTGACGTTCGACCCGAATCTCCGAATCTGGTTTCAGGTACCTATCGAAATCGCACAGGGGATTATCGCACCGGCGTGGCTTGCGTTCTCGCTCGCGTACACCGGTCGCGGCGAACTCGCGTCACGTCGCCTCGTTCTGGCACTCTTCTTGTTTCCGGCGGTCACCGTCGTCGCTCTCGTGACGAACCCGTACCACGGCCTCCTCTGGTCGAACTACCGCCTCGTTCCCGTCTTCGGTGCTGCGACGGTCCAGTTCGAACCGAACCTCTGGTACTACGTCCACGCCGTCTACGGGTACGTCATCATCGGAACTGGCATCGTCCTCGTCGTCGGGATGCTCTTAGAGCGACTCTCACGGTACCGCGAACAGGCCGTCGCGCTCGCCATCGGGTCCATCGCGCCGACTGTCGCCCACGTGGCACACACGTTCGCGCTCGGCCCGTTTCCGATGGTTAACTTCACGCCGATTGCCCTCTCGGTGACCGGCGCGACGTTCGGATACGCGCTCTATCGCTTCCAACTGTTCGGCCTCTCGCCGGCGACGGGGCGTCTGGGACGCCGGGCCGCTATCGACGACGTGGCAGTCGGGGTCTTGGTGCTCGACCGCGAGAGTCGCATCGTGGACGCCAACGCGGCCGCGACGTCGCTCCTCAGTTTCGACATCGGGTCGGTGTTGTTCGACCCGGTCTCGACAGTTCTCCCCGGCGTCGACCTCGACGAGGACCGGCAACTCGTGGACGTGACCGTCGACCGTCGTCGCCGAACCTACGAGGTCACGATGTCGCCGGTCACAGACCAACACGACCGCCGTCTCGGCCGGACCGTCAGTATCTCCGACGTGACGGGGCGGGTCCGGCGACGACAGCGTCTGGAGGTGCTGAACCGCGTCCTCCGGCACAACCTCCGAAACGACATGACCGTCGTCATCGGGTACGCCGACATGGTCTCGGACAGACTCCCACCGGGAGAACGGGATATCACCGAGACGATTCGAACGCGGTCGAACGCCTTGCTCTCACTCGGCGAAAAAGCGCGGACGGTCGAACGCGTCATGGCCGGTATCGATGCCAGCGCGCGCTTCAACGTCGTCGACACGGTCCAGACGTGCGTCTCCGACGTCCAGTCCGACTTCGATGCTGGGTCCGTGACCGTCGACGCTCCCGACGAACTGCTCGTCACCGGGAGTGAACCTGCGGCCAAACTTCTCGTCCGTGAACTGGTGGAGAACGCCCTCGAGTACGGCGGCGACGACCCAACAGTTCGTGTTACGCTCCACGAAGCAGACACAGACCTCGTGGTGGGCGTCAGCGACGACGGCCCGGGCGTCCCGGAGTACGAACGAACCGTCGTCGAAACAGGCGGCGAATCGCCCCTCAAACACGGAAGCGGCCTCGGGCTGTGGGCAGTCCGCTGGACGGTCGATGCGCTCGGTGGGCGCCTGGCGTTGGACGTAGACGACGGGACGACAGCGACGGTCCGACTCCCACACTGGTGTCAGTCCGACGGTGAGTCAGGTTCGTCCTGA
- a CDS encoding MFS transporter: MSAPESAPVSEASAPPDAAAGGNRRALAVVIAIVFIDLLGFGVVIPILPFYVRSFGVSDVFIGFLAASYSIMQFLFAPILGRLSDQRGRRPVIMLSLVGSVLAWTVFGLAGEMDVLFGTTLAVATLFASRMLAGAMGGNIATAQAYIADITPPQRRAGALGLIGASFSLGFIFGPAIGGLMASEPVVAAARDVFPAAIPATRFSLPSFTAAALSLISLVFAFVFLREPDRQRAPAGSSTTTLVTQFRDALSDDNLRGLVVSFFIVSVAFSGIQVMFIPFAADIYGYGETETALFLTYIGLLGTLNQGVVVGQLARRYSEAKLAVVGATGLMLSLAFLPFSPEIGQLLPPVGGPAWFTQELLALMLVGALLSFGNGMLNVSLSTLVSTSASAEKQGNAFGVTQGAGSLGRTIGPPAMAALYVLTYWSPFVVGAVLIVPVIYVLASVARRPRTTSQ; encoded by the coding sequence GTGAGTGCACCCGAATCGGCACCGGTCTCTGAGGCATCCGCCCCACCGGATGCAGCGGCAGGTGGCAACCGACGCGCTCTCGCCGTCGTCATCGCCATCGTGTTCATCGACCTCCTCGGGTTCGGCGTGGTCATTCCTATTCTCCCGTTCTACGTCCGGAGTTTCGGCGTCAGCGACGTGTTCATCGGTTTCTTGGCGGCCTCGTACTCTATCATGCAGTTCCTCTTTGCGCCCATTCTCGGCCGACTCTCCGACCAGCGCGGGCGCCGTCCCGTCATCATGCTCTCGCTGGTCGGCAGTGTTCTCGCGTGGACTGTCTTCGGCCTCGCAGGCGAGATGGACGTCCTGTTCGGGACGACGCTCGCCGTGGCGACGCTGTTCGCGTCGCGGATGCTCGCCGGTGCGATGGGTGGCAACATCGCGACTGCACAGGCGTACATCGCCGACATCACGCCGCCACAACGCCGCGCCGGCGCGCTCGGACTCATCGGTGCCTCGTTCAGTCTCGGGTTCATCTTCGGCCCGGCCATCGGCGGTCTCATGGCCTCTGAACCGGTGGTCGCGGCCGCCCGCGACGTGTTCCCGGCAGCTATTCCCGCTACGCGCTTCTCGCTGCCGAGTTTCACCGCGGCCGCATTGAGTCTCATCAGCCTCGTGTTCGCGTTCGTGTTCCTCCGCGAACCCGATAGACAGCGTGCACCAGCCGGGTCGTCGACGACGACACTCGTGACGCAGTTCCGCGACGCCCTCTCTGACGACAACCTCCGCGGACTAGTCGTGTCGTTCTTCATCGTCTCGGTCGCCTTCTCCGGAATTCAGGTCATGTTCATCCCGTTCGCGGCGGACATCTACGGCTACGGCGAGACTGAGACGGCGCTGTTCTTGACGTACATCGGCCTCCTCGGCACGCTGAATCAGGGTGTCGTCGTCGGGCAACTCGCACGCCGCTACTCCGAGGCGAAACTGGCCGTCGTCGGGGCGACTGGGCTCATGCTCTCGTTGGCGTTCCTCCCGTTCTCGCCGGAGATTGGGCAACTCCTTCCACCGGTCGGCGGTCCAGCGTGGTTCACACAGGAACTGCTGGCGCTCATGCTCGTCGGCGCGCTGTTGTCGTTCGGAAACGGGATGCTGAACGTCTCGCTGTCGACGCTCGTCTCCACCTCTGCGTCTGCAGAGAAACAGGGGAACGCCTTCGGTGTCACACAGGGTGCAGGGAGTCTCGGTCGGACGATTGGACCGCCCGCGATGGCCGCCCTGTACGTCCTCACATACTGGTCGCCGTTCGTCGTCGGGGCGGTACTCATCGTCCCCGTCATCTACGTCCTCGCGTCAGTCGCACGTCGCCCGCGTACTACCAGTCAGTGA
- a CDS encoding DUF7474 family protein: MPHFDYPCPDCRATTSLHDADCQFEGTPWVDVERAYVDIVSVLTGGPCDEETLRREAPGEWGALQQSALTRLKRDDRISEAKSGVLRLLTAEEFREEVSEPTREPMRTLFTYGSVPGCHDNAVFAMIAWYEMVGLSWPETRENVVNWIRETGTWDRGGFEEATPQELVEKKRHVYDAGYGWKEKATSAKRVIDRYRT; the protein is encoded by the coding sequence GTGCCGCACTTCGACTATCCGTGTCCGGACTGCCGCGCGACGACCAGCCTCCACGACGCCGACTGTCAGTTCGAGGGGACGCCGTGGGTGGACGTCGAACGCGCCTACGTCGACATCGTGTCCGTCCTCACGGGCGGGCCGTGTGACGAAGAGACGCTTCGCCGCGAGGCGCCGGGCGAGTGGGGTGCGCTTCAGCAGTCCGCGCTCACTCGGCTCAAACGTGACGACCGGATCTCTGAGGCGAAGTCCGGCGTCCTCCGACTGCTCACTGCGGAGGAGTTCAGAGAAGAGGTCTCCGAACCGACGCGCGAACCCATGCGGACGCTCTTCACGTACGGAAGCGTCCCCGGCTGCCACGACAACGCCGTCTTCGCCATGATTGCGTGGTACGAGATGGTTGGCCTGTCGTGGCCGGAGACCCGCGAGAACGTAGTGAACTGGATTCGAGAGACTGGAACGTGGGACCGCGGTGGATTCGAAGAGGCCACGCCACAGGAACTCGTCGAGAAGAAGCGCCACGTCTACGACGCTGGCTACGGGTGGAAAGAGAAAGCCACCTCGGCCAAGCGCGTCATCGACCGCTACCGGACCTGA
- a CDS encoding DNA primase large subunit PriL: MRPLHARYPFFATARDAVESADVAIATLVAEDAPAVERGVERVERALMEGTVEAESPYSWDTKSELLSYPIARIIVSLVETPAAVDKYARAEADTAYERMVADFESSDDDINSDARASLDDVLREFDLTGAVRPAERGNSRRGPAHYWVDVGAYLTYCDPDWGDDWRLVNRALADGAVRVAREELYELLREATRRRVAEGLPFTVRGSDAGDQLASALQPHVERLRNLLSDRGAINVVYTDTVEPDLFPPCISALLTQAQDGDDLSNEAAFTLAAFLVGIGLEPEAVGSVVGDAHAEALEARATVLADSSGSQYAPPTCETMQAYDLCVNRDDRCDTISHPMTYYETATQDAAATDAATSDAD; the protein is encoded by the coding sequence ATGCGCCCGCTCCACGCTCGATACCCATTCTTCGCCACCGCTAGAGATGCGGTCGAATCGGCAGACGTGGCTATCGCGACGCTCGTCGCCGAGGACGCCCCAGCAGTCGAGCGCGGGGTTGAGCGCGTCGAACGCGCCCTCATGGAGGGCACCGTCGAAGCCGAATCGCCCTACTCGTGGGACACGAAATCCGAACTCCTGTCGTACCCCATCGCCCGCATCATCGTCTCGCTCGTCGAGACGCCGGCGGCGGTCGACAAGTACGCACGTGCCGAAGCAGACACGGCCTACGAGCGTATGGTCGCGGACTTCGAGTCCAGCGACGACGACATCAACAGCGACGCTCGCGCCAGCCTCGACGACGTACTCCGCGAGTTCGACCTGACCGGTGCCGTGCGCCCGGCAGAGAGAGGGAACAGTCGACGTGGTCCAGCACACTACTGGGTCGACGTCGGCGCGTACCTCACCTACTGTGACCCTGACTGGGGCGACGACTGGCGACTCGTCAACCGCGCGCTCGCCGACGGCGCGGTTCGCGTCGCTCGCGAGGAACTGTACGAACTCCTCCGAGAGGCGACCCGACGCCGCGTCGCCGAAGGGTTGCCCTTCACGGTTCGCGGGAGCGACGCGGGTGACCAACTCGCGTCGGCACTCCAACCACACGTCGAACGACTTCGGAACCTGCTCTCTGACCGGGGCGCCATCAACGTCGTCTACACCGACACGGTCGAACCTGACCTGTTCCCCCCGTGTATCAGCGCGCTCTTGACGCAGGCACAGGACGGCGACGACCTCTCGAACGAAGCGGCGTTCACGCTCGCAGCGTTCCTCGTCGGAATCGGCCTCGAACCCGAAGCAGTCGGAAGCGTCGTCGGCGACGCCCACGCCGAGGCCCTCGAAGCACGCGCGACTGTCCTCGCCGACTCCAGCGGATCTCAGTACGCACCCCCGACCTGCGAGACGATGCAAGCGTACGACCTCTGTGTGAACCGAGACGACCGCTGCGACACGATTTCGCACCCGATGACGTACTACGAGACGGCGACGCAGGACGCAGCGGCCACCGACGCAGCGACTTCCGACGCAGACTGA
- a CDS encoding DUF7472 family protein: MAIEAEMRRKIVVSMVAVGVFIALIVGIGATFNQGGLVATGGLALVGAIAAFVLVMAGIGVWLSRSS, translated from the coding sequence ATGGCTATCGAAGCGGAGATGCGTCGGAAGATTGTCGTCTCCATGGTCGCGGTCGGGGTATTTATCGCCCTCATCGTCGGCATCGGTGCGACCTTCAACCAAGGCGGATTGGTCGCCACGGGCGGCCTCGCACTCGTGGGTGCCATCGCAGCGTTCGTCCTCGTGATGGCAGGTATCGGCGTCTGGCTCTCTCGTTCGTCCTGA
- a CDS encoding SWIM zinc finger family protein, translating to MRRKTTLPSDGMTGRARRARVEPMAVRPLRDGRYVVETDGGTYVVDVEARTCTCPDNAIRHARCKHLRRVAIEITTGEVPPPGRRRATCAVCGDDTFVPMDARGPQLCHEHEHHPGDLVHDREVGSLLVVTRALHSRADETPTETGTLVSDYESNLEYGDHEPVFEAVYLDSLPANAGLTKLGELRAYRFPASRLQRVERGFIRSRSLAERLAHA from the coding sequence GTGCGCCGTAAGACCACGCTCCCGTCCGACGGGATGACCGGCCGCGCGCGCCGTGCCCGCGTCGAACCGATGGCAGTCCGCCCGCTTCGTGACGGTCGGTACGTCGTCGAGACCGACGGCGGCACCTACGTCGTCGACGTGGAAGCCCGCACCTGCACCTGCCCCGACAACGCCATCCGACACGCCCGGTGTAAGCACCTCCGCCGGGTCGCTATCGAGATTACCACCGGTGAGGTCCCACCGCCGGGTCGCCGACGCGCCACCTGTGCCGTCTGCGGCGACGACACCTTCGTCCCGATGGACGCCCGTGGGCCGCAACTCTGTCACGAACACGAACACCACCCCGGTGACCTCGTCCACGACAGAGAGGTAGGGAGCCTCCTCGTGGTTACGCGAGCACTCCACTCCCGCGCCGACGAGACGCCGACGGAGACGGGAACGCTCGTCTCCGACTACGAGAGCAATCTGGAGTACGGCGACCACGAACCTGTCTTCGAAGCTGTCTACCTCGATTCGCTCCCCGCGAACGCCGGCCTCACCAAACTCGGCGAGTTGCGCGCGTATCGATTCCCCGCCTCGCGTCTCCAACGAGTCGAACGAGGGTTCATCAGGTCACGGTCACTCGCCGAACGACTCGCTCACGCCTGA
- the hjc gene encoding Holliday junction resolvase Hjc, with protein sequence MSSNRKGDRRERELVNKLDEAGFAVMRAPASGSATTRELPDVLAGNGEVFYAIEAKASSGRPIYLSGEEVEALIYFSQNFGAKARIAVRFDREDWYFFHPGELYVTDGGNYRVKKETALAEGEDFDSFVGGPTQTRLSDADD encoded by the coding sequence ATGTCTTCGAACAGAAAGGGCGACCGACGCGAACGGGAACTCGTCAACAAACTCGACGAGGCCGGATTCGCGGTGATGCGCGCCCCTGCTTCGGGAAGCGCGACGACGCGCGAACTCCCAGACGTGCTCGCGGGCAACGGTGAGGTCTTCTACGCCATCGAGGCGAAGGCGTCCAGCGGCCGACCCATCTATCTCAGCGGCGAAGAGGTCGAAGCGCTCATCTACTTCTCACAGAACTTCGGTGCCAAGGCGCGAATCGCAGTCCGATTCGACCGTGAGGACTGGTACTTCTTCCACCCCGGTGAACTCTACGTGACCGACGGTGGCAACTACCGCGTAAAAAAGGAGACGGCGCTGGCGGAGGGCGAAGACTTCGACTCGTTCGTCGGCGGCCCGACGCAGACGCGACTCAGCGACGCGGACGACTGA
- a CDS encoding ATP-binding protein, producing the protein MEGLRGHGVKYGGFVVAAIGFVATRYTVLESIDASASLVEFLLGQATFLALGLGLTVFGIGLSVSSYDESFVNTIATWSVLGTASMVLVLGLTFVGIGDVDTVGTATRSVLVANVLIGGSIGGVLTGFRAALNNHNRRELSKQADRLTVLNRILRHEVLNKVNVIRGYADLGTEQTAVGTSSLQVIQRNADRIDDSITELRAIVGPAGERPVSTDVLSALRTAVDDVSAAHPEATISLDIDAQERLRVLADAHLDTALRHLLDNAIVHAGCDSPHVSVAVSAATDRVEIAIGDEGPGIPDDVAAVLEERRLPEYDDPTTGFGLTLVRLLIVDKYGGIVDVDATDEGSVVAVTLARPIDRSIADNSEYGVPPFILGVTAIAGIVAGVLMGLVSQELTGSLAIIGALYGVMNGGVGWVLHIFHSVVFGILFAVAVTRRNPLDVLNRPVATTALGVAYGLFLWFFAGGFVMPLWLRAVGIPATVPSLSMPIFVAHAVWGAVFGAIFAAGIARHW; encoded by the coding sequence ATGGAGGGACTGCGGGGGCACGGTGTCAAATATGGCGGATTCGTGGTCGCGGCCATTGGCTTCGTCGCGACGCGATACACTGTCTTAGAGTCGATCGACGCCAGCGCGAGTCTCGTCGAATTTCTCCTCGGGCAAGCGACGTTCCTCGCGTTGGGCCTCGGGTTGACTGTCTTTGGCATCGGGCTATCTGTGAGTTCGTACGACGAGTCGTTCGTCAACACCATCGCCACGTGGAGTGTCCTCGGCACCGCGTCGATGGTCCTCGTGTTGGGGTTGACGTTCGTCGGCATCGGCGACGTCGACACGGTTGGCACCGCCACACGGTCTGTCCTCGTCGCGAACGTCCTCATCGGGGGGTCCATCGGCGGCGTGCTCACTGGCTTTCGCGCCGCGTTGAACAACCACAACCGTCGTGAACTGTCGAAGCAGGCAGACCGGTTGACCGTCCTCAATCGCATCCTCCGACACGAGGTCCTGAACAAGGTGAACGTCATCCGCGGCTACGCTGACCTCGGTACCGAGCAGACGGCGGTGGGGACGTCGAGTCTGCAGGTCATCCAGCGAAACGCCGACCGTATCGACGACTCGATTACCGAACTGCGGGCTATCGTCGGGCCGGCGGGCGAACGCCCCGTCTCGACCGACGTGCTGTCGGCGCTTCGAACGGCAGTCGACGACGTCTCTGCGGCACATCCCGAGGCGACGATTTCGCTCGATATCGATGCACAGGAGCGGCTACGGGTTCTTGCTGACGCCCACCTCGATACTGCGCTCAGGCACCTGTTGGACAACGCAATCGTCCACGCCGGCTGCGACAGCCCACACGTCTCGGTGGCCGTCTCGGCGGCAACAGACCGCGTCGAAATCGCGATTGGAGACGAAGGACCGGGCATCCCCGACGACGTGGCGGCCGTCCTCGAAGAGCGTCGCCTTCCCGAGTACGACGACCCGACGACAGGATTCGGACTCACACTCGTTCGTCTCCTCATCGTCGACAAATACGGCGGCATCGTCGACGTCGACGCCACCGACGAAGGGTCCGTCGTGGCCGTCACGCTCGCCCGACCGATAGACAGGAGCATCGCCGACAACAGCGAATACGGCGTCCCACCGTTCATCCTCGGCGTGACCGCCATCGCTGGAATCGTCGCCGGCGTCCTGATGGGTCTCGTCTCGCAGGAACTCACGGGCTCGCTCGCCATCATCGGCGCGCTCTACGGCGTGATGAACGGCGGCGTCGGCTGGGTTCTCCACATCTTCCACAGTGTCGTCTTCGGCATCCTCTTCGCAGTGGCCGTGACCCGCCGCAACCCATTGGACGTCCTCAACCGACCGGTTGCGACGACGGCGCTTGGCGTCGCCTACGGCCTGTTCCTCTGGTTCTTCGCCGGCGGGTTCGTCATGCCGCTGTGGCTTCGAGCCGTCGGGATTCCCGCGACTGTCCCGTCGCTCTCGATGCCAATCTTCGTCGCACACGCAGTGTGGGGTGCCGTCTTCGGTGCGATATTCGCTGCGGGTATCGCCCGTCACTGGTGA
- a CDS encoding adenosylhomocysteinase yields MSEHYAPVSEHLDDVEAARKEGRRKMDWALQHMPILQELRDQFEADKPFDGQVIGMAMHVEAKTANLVELLALGGAEVAITGCNPLSTHNDVSAALDANDDITSYAVRGVGDDDYYAAIDAVIAHEPTITVDDGMDMVFTIHEEYPELIDTILGGAEETTTGVHRLRAMDADGELKYPVFAVNDTPMKTLFDNVHGTGESSLATIAMTTNLSYAGKNVVVGGYGYCGKGVAKKAAGQNADVIVTEVDPRRALEAHMEGYDVMPMEEAAKVGDVFITTTGNRDVITREDFENMKDGVLLANAGHFDIEIDLDALSDLAVDEYEARDGVDAYEMEDGRRLNVLAEGRLVNLASPIALGHPVEVMDQSFGVQAVVVREIVENGDAYDAGVHDVPDELDREVAEIKLEAEGIEFDSLTDEQREYMGSWAHGT; encoded by the coding sequence ATGAGCGAACACTACGCTCCTGTCTCCGAGCACCTCGACGACGTCGAGGCCGCCCGGAAAGAGGGACGTCGCAAGATGGACTGGGCACTCCAGCACATGCCCATCCTGCAGGAACTGCGCGACCAGTTCGAGGCCGACAAACCGTTCGACGGGCAGGTCATCGGGATGGCTATGCACGTCGAGGCGAAGACGGCGAACCTCGTCGAACTGCTCGCCCTCGGTGGCGCGGAAGTCGCCATCACCGGGTGCAACCCGCTTTCGACGCACAACGACGTTTCGGCGGCACTCGACGCGAACGACGACATCACGTCGTACGCCGTTCGCGGCGTCGGTGACGACGACTACTACGCTGCCATCGACGCAGTCATCGCCCACGAACCGACCATTACAGTCGACGACGGGATGGACATGGTGTTCACCATCCACGAGGAGTACCCCGAACTCATCGACACCATCCTCGGCGGCGCAGAAGAGACGACGACTGGTGTCCACCGCCTTCGAGCGATGGACGCCGACGGCGAACTGAAGTACCCCGTCTTCGCCGTTAACGACACGCCGATGAAGACGCTCTTCGACAACGTCCACGGCACCGGTGAGTCGTCGCTGGCGACCATCGCCATGACGACCAACCTCTCGTACGCCGGCAAGAACGTCGTCGTCGGTGGCTACGGCTACTGTGGCAAGGGTGTCGCGAAGAAGGCCGCCGGCCAGAACGCAGACGTCATCGTCACGGAAGTCGACCCACGCCGCGCCCTCGAAGCCCACATGGAAGGCTACGACGTGATGCCGATGGAAGAGGCCGCGAAGGTCGGTGACGTGTTCATCACGACCACCGGCAACCGCGACGTCATCACCCGCGAGGACTTCGAGAACATGAAAGACGGTGTCCTCCTCGCGAACGCCGGGCACTTCGACATCGAAATCGACCTCGACGCGCTCTCGGACCTCGCCGTCGACGAGTACGAAGCCCGTGACGGTGTCGACGCCTACGAGATGGAAGACGGTCGCCGCCTGAACGTCCTCGCAGAGGGCCGCCTCGTCAACCTCGCGTCGCCCATCGCACTCGGCCACCCCGTCGAAGTCATGGACCAGTCGTTCGGTGTGCAAGCCGTCGTCGTCCGCGAAATCGTCGAGAACGGTGACGCCTACGACGCCGGCGTCCACGACGTGCCGGACGAACTCGACCGCGAAGTCGCCGAAATCAAACTCGAAGCAGAAGGCATCGAGTTCGACTCGCTGACCGACGAACAGCGCGAATACATGGGCAGCTGGGCACACGGAACGTAA
- a CDS encoding helix-turn-helix domain-containing protein: protein MLVIDDGTTMAEQELFALMSAPAVPDLLRVADEPLTVKELSCRADVPLSTAYREVKRLHEASLLEKSIMVDHSDGRHVAQYCRTFERMEVCVTDDGLRIELAR from the coding sequence ATGCTCGTTATAGATGACGGCACGACGATGGCCGAGCAAGAGCTGTTCGCTCTGATGAGTGCACCAGCGGTTCCCGACCTGCTGCGCGTGGCTGACGAGCCACTGACAGTCAAAGAGCTGAGTTGCCGCGCCGACGTTCCCCTCTCGACGGCGTACAGAGAGGTCAAACGCCTCCACGAGGCATCGCTCCTCGAGAAGTCGATAATGGTCGACCACAGCGACGGCCGACACGTGGCGCAGTACTGTCGAACGTTCGAGCGGATGGAGGTCTGCGTCACCGACGACGGCCTTCGCATCGAACTCGCAAGGTAG
- a CDS encoding amidohydrolase: MDTLRITDGQVLRPDGTVEDADVLVDRDEGTILDIGSDLDAEADETLDAEGCLVMPGLVNAHCHVSMTLLRGYADDKPLDAWLQEDIWPTEAALTPDDVRIGAELGLVEMIKSGTTAFADMYFHVPEVVAAVEKAGLRARVGHGAVTIGKDDEDAWDDIEESLDVAREFDGAADGRIRTAVMPHSLTTVGEEYLRGATEEAHDEGIPVHYHANETTNEVDPIVDERDERPLAYAQDLGMLTADDFLAHGVHVDDEEISLLADAGTGVVHCPASNMKLASGMAPVQAMLDAGVTVGIGTDGAASNNDLDMFDEMRDAAMIGKLAADDASAVAAPDVIRMATAGSAEAIGLPGGKLEVGGVADIAVVDFDAPHLTPATNLVSHLVYATRGSDVRHTICDGQVLMRDREVLTLDESAVMDRAREATEALHERA, translated from the coding sequence ATGGATACGCTCCGAATCACGGACGGACAGGTTCTCCGTCCCGACGGGACAGTCGAAGACGCCGACGTTCTCGTAGACCGCGACGAGGGAACCATCCTCGACATCGGGTCCGACCTCGACGCTGAGGCGGACGAGACACTCGACGCCGAGGGCTGTCTGGTCATGCCGGGTCTGGTCAACGCTCACTGTCACGTCTCGATGACGCTGCTCCGAGGCTACGCCGACGACAAGCCACTGGATGCGTGGCTGCAAGAAGACATCTGGCCGACAGAGGCCGCGCTCACGCCCGACGACGTGCGCATCGGCGCAGAACTCGGGCTGGTCGAGATGATTAAATCCGGAACCACTGCGTTCGCGGACATGTACTTCCACGTCCCCGAAGTCGTCGCTGCCGTCGAGAAAGCAGGGCTCCGAGCCCGCGTCGGTCACGGCGCCGTCACCATCGGGAAAGACGACGAAGACGCGTGGGACGACATCGAAGAGAGCCTCGACGTGGCCCGTGAGTTCGATGGTGCCGCAGACGGCCGAATCCGGACGGCAGTGATGCCGCACTCGTTGACGACGGTCGGTGAAGAGTACCTGCGTGGGGCAACCGAAGAAGCACACGACGAGGGCATTCCGGTCCACTACCACGCCAACGAGACGACGAACGAAGTCGACCCCATCGTCGACGAACGCGACGAGCGCCCACTCGCGTACGCACAGGACCTCGGCATGCTGACGGCCGACGACTTCCTCGCTCACGGCGTCCACGTCGACGACGAAGAGATATCCCTGCTCGCCGACGCGGGCACGGGCGTCGTCCACTGCCCGGCGTCGAACATGAAACTCGCCTCGGGTATGGCACCAGTGCAAGCGATGCTCGACGCGGGAGTCACGGTCGGCATCGGAACCGACGGCGCCGCCTCGAACAACGACCTCGACATGTTCGACGAGATGCGTGACGCCGCGATGATTGGAAAACTCGCTGCAGACGACGCCAGTGCGGTCGCTGCGCCGGACGTGATTCGCATGGCAACAGCCGGTTCTGCGGAAGCTATCGGCCTTCCGGGTGGGAAACTCGAAGTCGGTGGTGTCGCCGACATCGCTGTCGTCGACTTCGACGCACCGCACCTCACGCCCGCGACCAACCTCGTGAGTCATCTCGTCTACGCCACCCGCGGGTCAGACGTTCGACACACCATCTGTGACGGGCAGGTCTTGATGCGTGACCGTGAGGTCTTGACGCTCGACGAGTCGGCCGTCATGGACCGCGCTCGTGAGGCCACCGAAGCACTCCACGAACGCGCCTGA